The following proteins are encoded in a genomic region of Methylobacterium tardum:
- a CDS encoding Crp/Fnr family transcriptional regulator produces MSTPNRLAGLLAANAFFAALGQDALQAIAGLCRMRSVARHEILFQKGDPGDALYAIRRGQIRIATGTEDGRSVTLNLLGPGDVFGEIALLDGDARTAEAIALEATDLFVIDRRDFLELLAHDATLAARIIGFLCRRLRWMSERMEEATLLPLDARLARRLIMLSEHYGAEIQVTQQELAAYVGAARESVNRVLQDWRRSGIIDLGRSRVRVKVAPRLAALGEPSRI; encoded by the coding sequence GTGAGCACGCCGAACAGGCTCGCCGGGCTCCTGGCCGCCAACGCGTTCTTCGCCGCGCTGGGCCAGGACGCCCTTCAAGCCATCGCCGGCCTGTGCCGGATGCGGAGCGTCGCGCGGCACGAGATCCTGTTCCAGAAGGGGGATCCCGGCGATGCCCTCTACGCGATCCGTCGTGGGCAGATCCGCATCGCCACCGGCACCGAGGATGGCCGGTCCGTGACGCTCAACCTCCTCGGCCCGGGCGACGTCTTCGGCGAGATCGCCCTCCTCGATGGCGATGCCCGCACCGCGGAGGCCATCGCGCTCGAGGCGACGGACCTCTTCGTCATCGACCGGCGGGATTTCCTCGAACTTCTGGCGCACGACGCGACCCTGGCGGCGCGGATCATCGGCTTCCTCTGCCGACGGCTGCGCTGGATGAGCGAGCGCATGGAGGAGGCCACGCTCCTTCCCCTCGATGCCCGGCTGGCGCGGCGTCTGATTATGCTGTCCGAGCATTACGGCGCAGAAATCCAGGTGACACAGCAAGAGCTCGCCGCTTACGTTGGTGCGGCGCGGGAAAGCGTCAATCGTGTCCTTCAGGATTGGCGTCGATCCGGCATTATCGATCTTGGGCGCTCACGCGTGCGTGTGAAGGTCGCGCCGCGTCTGGCGGCCCTCGGCGAACCCTCACGGATCTGA